From the Halorhabdus utahensis DSM 12940 genome, one window contains:
- a CDS encoding glycoside hydrolase family 127 protein, translated as MNDPRESPSIGDVTIDDEFFRPRREVNREVTIEYQYEQLEAAGTLDNFRRVRDGERGGHSGMWFQDSDAYKWIEAASYVLASRDDDDLEARVDEVIDLIADAQGADGYLNTYFDLEVPDKRWSNLNTMHELYCGGHLIEAAVAHYRATGKETLLDVARDFADHVDEMFPEQIDGAPGHQEIELALIKLAAVTDEDRYRDLAAYFVDVRGTTDRFAWENDHREEIATLEEWEGDEGGAEGDGEIGADDEDADSDGDAEEGNDDAEGGNDDAAEENDEWEDAEVEPYDASYNQAHAPLREQDAVEGHAVRAMYYFAGATDVAAETGDDGLLAHLDDLWENMTTRRMYVTGGIGSQHPGERFTIDYHLPNETAYAETCAAIGSIFWNQRLFEATGDAKYTDLIEWTLYNAVLPGVSLDGREFFYDNPLASDGDSHREGWFDCACCPPNVARLLASLERYLYATDDEALYVNQYVGGRAELSVAGTAVSISQVSDLPWEGSVTLDIDAAEPATFALRLRVPGWAEDVSIAVDGEAVDTAVDAADAPTYVTLDREWADAEISVEFGMSVEVFEAHPDVAADAGRVALTRGPLVYCLEGVDHDRPLHQYAIDPTTDFAATHREDVLDGVTVLDGEATVPSLDGWDDELYRPAVETATENVSITAVPYYAWDNREPGEMAVWVREA; from the coding sequence ATGAACGACCCACGGGAGTCGCCCTCGATCGGTGACGTCACGATCGACGACGAGTTCTTCCGGCCGCGACGCGAGGTCAACCGCGAGGTCACGATCGAATACCAGTACGAGCAACTGGAGGCGGCGGGCACCCTCGACAATTTCCGGCGGGTGCGCGACGGCGAACGCGGCGGGCACAGCGGCATGTGGTTCCAGGATTCGGATGCCTACAAGTGGATCGAGGCGGCGAGTTACGTCCTTGCCTCGCGGGACGACGACGACCTGGAAGCCCGCGTCGACGAGGTGATCGATCTGATCGCCGATGCCCAGGGGGCCGACGGCTACCTCAACACCTACTTCGACCTGGAGGTACCCGACAAACGCTGGAGCAACCTCAACACGATGCACGAACTGTACTGCGGGGGCCACCTGATCGAGGCCGCGGTCGCGCACTACCGCGCGACCGGCAAGGAGACCCTGCTCGACGTGGCGCGGGACTTCGCCGATCACGTCGACGAGATGTTCCCCGAGCAGATCGACGGCGCGCCGGGCCACCAGGAGATCGAACTCGCGCTGATCAAACTCGCTGCCGTGACCGACGAGGACCGGTATCGCGACCTCGCGGCATACTTCGTCGACGTGCGCGGGACGACCGATCGCTTCGCGTGGGAGAACGACCACCGCGAGGAGATCGCGACGCTCGAGGAGTGGGAGGGCGACGAGGGCGGTGCGGAGGGTGACGGTGAGATCGGGGCGGACGACGAAGACGCCGACAGCGATGGCGACGCCGAGGAGGGCAATGACGACGCTGAGGGAGGTAATGACGACGCTGCGGAGGAGAACGACGAGTGGGAGGACGCCGAGGTCGAACCGTACGACGCGAGTTACAACCAGGCCCACGCCCCATTGCGGGAGCAGGACGCCGTCGAGGGCCACGCCGTCCGGGCGATGTACTACTTCGCCGGCGCGACCGACGTCGCCGCCGAGACGGGCGACGATGGTCTGCTCGCCCACCTCGATGACCTCTGGGAGAACATGACGACGCGACGGATGTACGTCACCGGTGGGATCGGTTCCCAGCACCCCGGCGAGCGCTTCACGATCGATTATCACCTGCCGAACGAGACGGCCTACGCCGAGACGTGCGCGGCGATCGGGAGCATCTTCTGGAACCAGCGCCTGTTCGAAGCGACTGGCGACGCAAAGTACACTGATCTGATCGAGTGGACGCTGTATAATGCCGTACTGCCGGGCGTCTCGCTCGACGGGCGGGAGTTCTTCTACGACAACCCGCTCGCGAGTGACGGTGACAGCCACCGGGAGGGGTGGTTCGACTGTGCGTGCTGTCCGCCGAACGTCGCGCGATTGCTCGCCTCGCTCGAACGGTATCTCTACGCCACCGACGACGAGGCGCTCTACGTCAACCAGTACGTCGGCGGGAGGGCCGAACTATCGGTCGCTGGGACGGCCGTCTCGATCAGCCAGGTTTCCGATCTACCCTGGGAGGGCAGCGTCACGCTCGACATCGACGCCGCGGAACCAGCCACGTTCGCCCTCCGGCTCCGGGTGCCCGGCTGGGCCGAGGATGTCTCGATCGCGGTCGACGGCGAGGCGGTCGACACGGCCGTCGACGCCGCGGACGCGCCGACGTACGTCACGCTCGACCGGGAGTGGGCCGACGCCGAGATCAGCGTCGAGTTCGGGATGTCCGTCGAGGTGTTCGAAGCCCACCCCGACGTCGCGGCCGACGCCGGCCGCGTGGCACTGACGCGCGGCCCGCTGGTGTACTGTCTGGAGGGCGTCGATCACGACCGCCCGCTCCACCAGTACGCGATCGATCCCACGACCGATTTCGCGGCGACTCATCGCGAAGACGTGCTTGACGGAGTTACCGTCCTCGACGGCGAGGCCACGGTGCCGTCACTCGACGGCTGGGACGATGAACTCTACCGGCCCGCTGTCGAAACTGCGACGGAGAACGTGTCGATCACCGCCGTCCCCTACTACGCCTGGGACAACCGCGAGCCCGGCGAGATGGCTGTCTGGGTGCGAGAAGCGTAG
- a CDS encoding alpha-N-arabinofuranosidase, producing MGSAIHVQQREPIAEIDPNLYGHFAEHLGRCIYGGLWVGEDDRVPTEDGVRMDTIDLLADLDMPVLRWPGGCFADDYHWEDGIGPREERPTRRNAFWTQGRADIPEEPNEFGTEEFMRVCDLLDAEPYLAANLGSGSPGEAADWLEYCNYDGDTELANRRAENGSDDPHDVKFWGVGNENWGCGGRMSPEQYAEEFRRFATYLRSVDGLLSEEDVELVSVGHIHDDWNRKFLDALDECASFTEGPYDLMEHMSVHRYYEAGSDTDFDDEEYFRLLARSRKVGGDVDNAVDALSVYAPESDISIVVDEWGVWHPEATNTNGLEQENTVRDAISAAGVFDDLHERADVVAMANIAQTVNVLQCLVQTDEDDAWPTPTYHVFDLYEGHAGGTALDTVVDTDAHEVEDEPYDVPLVSASASEHDEEIYVTLSNRALESEDVTLTLDDDGATVRDSAVLFADTDVEAYSRKDNAAAFAPEEIDVEATGDGTFEVTVPASSVVALTLDA from the coding sequence ATGGGCTCTGCAATTCACGTCCAGCAGCGCGAACCGATCGCCGAGATCGACCCGAACCTCTATGGCCACTTCGCCGAGCACCTCGGGCGGTGCATTTACGGCGGACTGTGGGTCGGTGAGGACGACCGGGTCCCGACCGAGGACGGCGTCCGCATGGACACGATCGACCTTCTCGCGGATTTGGATATGCCTGTCCTGCGGTGGCCCGGCGGCTGTTTCGCCGACGACTACCACTGGGAGGACGGGATCGGCCCGCGCGAGGAGCGGCCGACCCGCCGCAACGCCTTCTGGACGCAGGGACGTGCGGACATCCCCGAAGAGCCCAACGAGTTCGGCACGGAGGAGTTCATGCGGGTCTGTGATCTGCTCGATGCCGAACCCTACCTCGCGGCCAACCTCGGCAGCGGGTCGCCCGGCGAGGCGGCCGACTGGCTGGAGTACTGTAACTACGACGGCGACACCGAACTCGCGAATCGCCGTGCGGAAAACGGCAGCGACGACCCTCACGACGTGAAGTTCTGGGGCGTCGGCAACGAGAACTGGGGGTGTGGCGGCCGGATGAGTCCGGAGCAATACGCCGAGGAGTTCCGTCGCTTCGCCACGTACCTCCGCAGCGTCGACGGCCTGCTGAGCGAGGAAGACGTCGAACTCGTCTCCGTCGGGCACATCCACGACGACTGGAACCGCAAATTCCTCGACGCGCTCGACGAGTGTGCGAGCTTCACCGAAGGCCCCTACGACCTGATGGAGCACATGTCCGTCCACCGGTACTACGAGGCGGGCAGCGACACGGACTTCGACGACGAGGAGTACTTCCGACTGCTCGCGCGCTCTCGCAAAGTCGGGGGTGACGTCGACAATGCGGTCGACGCGCTGTCGGTCTACGCCCCCGAATCCGACATCAGTATCGTCGTCGACGAGTGGGGCGTCTGGCACCCCGAGGCGACCAACACCAACGGCCTCGAACAGGAGAACACGGTCCGGGACGCGATTTCGGCGGCCGGCGTCTTCGACGACCTCCACGAGCGGGCCGACGTCGTCGCGATGGCGAACATCGCCCAGACGGTCAACGTCCTGCAATGCCTGGTCCAGACCGACGAGGACGACGCCTGGCCGACCCCGACCTATCACGTGTTCGACCTCTACGAGGGCCACGCCGGCGGGACGGCCCTCGATACGGTGGTCGACACCGACGCCCACGAGGTCGAGGACGAGCCATACGACGTGCCGCTGGTGAGTGCCTCGGCCTCCGAGCACGACGAGGAGATCTATGTGACGCTGTCGAACCGGGCCCTGGAGAGCGAGGACGTCACCCTTACGCTCGACGACGATGGCGCAACTGTCCGCGACAGCGCGGTGCTGTTCGCCGACACCGACGTCGAGGCGTACTCGCGGAAGGACAACGCGGCGGCGTTCGCGCCCGAGGAGATCGACGTCGAGGCGACCGGCGACGGGACGTTCGAGGTCACGGTCCCGGCGAGTTCGGTCGTGGCGCTGACCCTCGACGCCTGA
- a CDS encoding glycoside hydrolase family 97 protein, translated as MVTITDPTGELTAEVDPDGTISLNHDGTRVLDPSPYGIRTPYGQFPDDFALREQSQAEIDETYELSHGKESSPHYLATETTLTFAGDGGTVDLQVRVATDGVAYRYHIEGDHDQYLLPGDESGFRFPDGAVAWVSEYQANHEGHSCQSPVTALEGEYNLPGLFRVGESWALIAEAGVDGTWMAGRLTPADDHPVGVDIAFPEASPTSHVWGHDPVTSPWRVAIVGDLATVVESTLPTDLIEGPAFDPEWVEPGRVAWSWWSSGSQVRDLETQQEYVDYAAERGWEYVLVDFEWDEAWIPDLVEYANERGIGVELWANFIDLNTESKREQRLSRWSEWGVAGIKVDFMDSDDQGRMQFYADLAADAAEYELTVNFHGSAVPTGLRRRYPNIMTYEGVRGAEYYKWDTNTPEHNTILPFTRNVVGPMDYTPVTFSAERRLTSAGHELALSVVYESGLQHFADSIESYADQPLAEDVLAAVPAAWDETVFLGGHPGSEATLARRRGEQWFIGSITAGPARTVEVSLPDLEFLDASTTATVTTDAGDRDRLEAFERDVSPGGTLSVPVAEHGGFVARL; from the coding sequence ATGGTCACGATCACCGATCCGACCGGCGAACTCACCGCCGAGGTCGATCCTGACGGGACGATCTCGCTCAACCACGACGGCACTCGCGTGCTCGATCCATCGCCGTATGGCATCAGAACGCCGTACGGTCAGTTCCCGGACGACTTCGCTCTGCGCGAGCAGTCCCAAGCCGAGATCGACGAGACCTACGAACTCTCCCACGGGAAGGAATCGAGCCCGCACTATCTGGCGACCGAGACGACGCTGACCTTCGCGGGCGACGGCGGGACCGTCGACCTCCAGGTCCGGGTCGCGACCGACGGCGTCGCCTACCGGTATCACATCGAGGGCGACCACGACCAGTATCTCCTGCCCGGCGACGAGTCCGGCTTCCGGTTCCCCGACGGGGCAGTCGCCTGGGTATCGGAGTACCAGGCCAACCACGAGGGCCACAGCTGCCAGTCGCCCGTGACCGCCCTCGAGGGCGAGTACAACCTCCCGGGACTGTTTCGCGTCGGCGAGTCCTGGGCACTCATCGCTGAGGCCGGCGTCGACGGCACCTGGATGGCCGGGCGACTCACCCCTGCCGACGACCACCCGGTCGGCGTCGACATCGCGTTCCCCGAGGCGAGTCCGACCTCCCACGTCTGGGGCCACGACCCCGTCACCTCGCCGTGGCGTGTCGCGATTGTCGGCGACCTCGCGACCGTCGTCGAGTCGACGCTGCCGACCGACCTCATCGAGGGGCCGGCGTTCGATCCCGAGTGGGTCGAACCGGGTCGCGTCGCGTGGTCGTGGTGGTCCAGCGGATCGCAAGTGCGGGATCTCGAGACCCAACAGGAGTACGTCGACTACGCTGCCGAGCGGGGCTGGGAGTACGTCCTCGTCGACTTCGAGTGGGATGAGGCGTGGATCCCAGACCTGGTTGAGTATGCCAACGAGCGCGGTATCGGTGTCGAACTCTGGGCCAATTTCATCGATCTGAACACCGAGAGCAAGCGTGAACAGCGACTATCCCGGTGGAGCGAGTGGGGCGTCGCCGGGATCAAGGTCGACTTCATGGATAGCGACGACCAGGGGCGGATGCAGTTCTACGCTGATCTGGCCGCCGATGCCGCCGAATACGAACTCACGGTCAACTTCCACGGCTCGGCCGTTCCGACGGGCCTGCGGCGGCGCTACCCCAACATCATGACCTACGAGGGCGTCCGCGGCGCTGAGTACTACAAGTGGGACACGAACACGCCCGAGCACAACACCATCCTGCCCTTCACCCGCAACGTGGTGGGGCCGATGGACTACACGCCGGTCACGTTCTCGGCCGAGCGGCGACTCACCTCGGCGGGCCACGAACTCGCGCTGTCGGTCGTCTACGAGTCGGGCCTCCAGCACTTCGCCGACAGCATCGAGTCCTACGCCGACCAGCCGCTCGCCGAGGACGTGCTCGCGGCCGTCCCCGCCGCGTGGGACGAGACGGTCTTCCTCGGCGGTCATCCCGGAAGCGAGGCGACGCTCGCCCGCCGGCGGGGTGAGCAGTGGTTCATCGGGTCGATCACCGCCGGGCCCGCCCGGACGGTCGAGGTATCCCTTCCCGATCTCGAGTTCCTCGACGCCTCGACGACGGCGACCGTCACGACCGACGCAGGGGACCGGGACCGGCTCGAAGCGTTCGAGCGGGATGTCTCCCCGGGCGGGACACTGTCGGTCCCCGTCGCCGAGCACGGCGGCTTCGTCGCGAGACTCTGA